DNA sequence from the Bufo bufo chromosome 3, aBufBuf1.1, whole genome shotgun sequence genome:
ATGTGAGCCAGGAAAGTGACTGATGCTAGACagagaaaaacgtaagcctgaatcgtGACAGGCAGCAGGACATGTATTGAAAAGTGAACCGGAGAGAAACCggcaaaagaaaaaaggaaaaacgtAAGCCCGCAGACGTGGCGGGCAACAAACATGAAATGACGGGAAATGTGAGCCAGGAAAGTGACTGACGCTAGACagagaaaaacgtaagcctggaacgtaacaggcagcagacatgTTATGACAGAAACGtgagccagaaacgtaactgACGACAGAAGCACCCAACCAGTGAGCCtgcaaacggaaatacagacagcaAACATGAGAAtaaggccctttttttttttttgttcctgacCCCGGCTCTGACGAAACTGAAACGTGAGCCTGAACCGCGACCGGGAACCGGTATGGTATGagagaaaaacgtaagcccgtaGCGCCAAGGCAATGAGATGACAAGAAATACGTAAAATTTACACAAAATAGGTCCCAAACATGGCGGAGCATGTTATGACATAGAATCAAGAAGTAATTACCGAACAATGTCTGTAGATGCGGCAGAGCAGAATGGCGGTGTTCGCAGCGGGTGGAATTCGTAGAGAACTTTTGGCAGACGATGGATGTCAAGCACGGCAGAGTAACCAGAGTCTGCAACAATAACCAGTAGcgtgaggggggcgggggggggggggggaggtggcccCTGATGCCATGGTACGACCCTGGACCAGGGAAAAGCGTGTCCCTGTGACTGATAAGACTGTCTGTGGGAGATGAGGTGCGAGGCAGCGGGACCGCTGCCGTGGGGTGTGGAGGGTTGACTGGTCTGTAGTTTAGCCAGACAGAGGGGGGGGCCCGTGGGAGCCAGCGGAGTGCCAACCCCTGTCAAGCAGCTATGATGTGTGTGAGCTGGCGAGGGCCTATGATGGGGTTTATGGAGTGGAACCAGTGTGTAtaacaattattattatattttttttttaaaactttattgctGGCGAACAGCAGCCGGCGCCGGCCAGTGGCTGCGTGTGAAAGAAGCGGTACCCCTGGGTCTCGACGGACCTGCCCGTGGGGAGAGCGCCAGGACCAGCCAGACTAGGGGGTTTGAGCTGCTGTGGCGGCCGGAGCCAGGACGGGAACCCGACAGCAAAGACCGGCCGGGACGCAGATACGTAGCCATGGCAACGGAGCGCTGCCGACGTCCCGCGAGATCTGTTTTCGGGGTGGCACCTGAGTAAGGCCGGGCCTGGCGTGCGAACCGGGATGCGAGGTGAGTGGTGAGTGGAGCGGAGGGGAGCGGAGCGGACCGGAccggaccgggggggggggggaagatggacACGCCGGAGGGGGGTGCGGTGGAGCCCGAAACTTACCCCAACAGCCGCCTGGAAAGCGATGGAGGGGAACCCTCAGCAAACTTACCTACCCAGCAGAGCTGCAGGACGGGGCGTGACGTCAGGCGGGAGAAGGCACCAGaaacgcacgcaaatggggagagggcatgcctccttttaagggcgcctacgcccctcccacaaatgcaggctgacatgtcagccttaacctaCTTGTATCTTtcaccaacactctgtaatgtgtaTGTACAGTTATGCTTTAAGAGTTGCTTTTATAAATTATGAAAATTGTGTCATTATAGATGTTCCCGTTCTCTCCGTCTGCCACAGGCCTTCCAGAAAGGCAGGGGTGGAGGTCTCTGCGTCGGGGGAGGAGCTTGCCGCTTCACCCCCTCCAGCTTctcaggaggaggacgaggatgaggttgtGAGAGCAACACTATACACTAATTAATTAATcaatctacataaaaaccattaacttaacaacTCAATAACACTAGACTCTAATGAACTATTCCTAACTAaacaactacactgctcaaaaaaataaagggaacacttaaacaacacactgtaactccaagtcaatcacacttctgtgaaatcaaactgtccacttaggaagcaacactgagtgacaatcaatttcatatgctgttgtgcaaatgggatagacaacaggtggaaattataggcaattagcaagacacccccaataaaggagtggctctgcaggtggtgacctcagaccacttctcagttcctatgcttcctggctgatgttttggtcacttttgaatgctggcggtgctttcactctactggtagcatgagacggagtctacaacccacacaagtggctcaggtagtgcagcttatccaggatggcacatcaatgcgagctgtggcaagaaggtttgctgtgtctgccaGCGTAGTGTCCATAGCATTGggccgctaccaggagacaggccagtacatcaggagacgtggaggaggccgtaggagggcaacaacccagcagcaggaccgcttcctccgcctttgtgcaaggaggaacaggaggagcactgccagagccctgcaaaatgacctccagcaggccacaaatgtgcatgtgtctgctcaaacggtcagaaacagactccatgagggtgatatgagggcccgacatccacaggtgggggttgtgcttacagcccaacaccgtgcaggacgtttggcatttgccagagaacaccaagattggcaaattcgccactgccgccctgtgctcttcacagatgaaagcaggttcacactgagcacatgtgacagacgtgacagagtcttgagacgccgtggagaacgttctgctgcctgcaacatcctccagcatgaccggtttggcattgggtcagtaatggtgtggggtgacatttctttggagggccgcacagccctccatgtgctcgccagaggtagcctgactgccattaggtaccgagatgagatcctcagaccccttgtgagaccatatgctggtgcggttggccttgggttcctcctaatgcaagacaatgctagacctcatgtggctggagtgtgtcagcagttcctgcaagacgaaggcattgatgctatggactggcccgccccttccccagacctgaatccaattgagcacatctgggacatcatgtctcgctctatccaccaacgtcacgttgcaccacagactgtccaggagttggcagatgctttagtccaggtctgggaggagatccctcaggagaccgtccgccacctcatcaggagcatgcacaggcgttgtagggaggtcatacaggcacgtggaggccacacacactaatgagcctcattttgacttgtttttaggacattatatcaaagttggatcagcctgtagtgtgtttttccactttaattttgagtgtgactccaactccagacctccatgggttgaaaaatttgatttccatttttttttttttgtgtgattttgttgtcagcacattcaactatgtaaagaacaaagtatttcagaagaatattcaattaattcagatctaggatgtgttatttttgtgttccctttatttttttgagcagtgcatattctcagttcacttctgcagctatatatggtgaaagcatttagtggcgtatttcagtagaaaaagaaaagtatatatgcagttcacttctgcagctatacgtggtgaaagcatttagtggcgtatttcattacaaaaagaaaaatatataagtgtCAAGGGAGCCAGGAAACCAGACCACATGCAAACGCAGGTAAAATAAAGTTGTCTATTTAAAGGAACATAAATAAACATTCATCAGGGACAGCGAGGTTAGGAAGAAGTCGGTCAAGTCCAATGCAGGCAGTCGTCCAAGCTGGAATCCGGTCCAAAGCTGGTAGTCATCTAAGCTGGGGTCAGATCCAAAGCGGGTACGTCTGCCGATGCGGGGTCGAAAGCCAGAGGAAACGTCAGCCAGGCCAGATCATACACAGGAACACACAAGGAGCTCAGACTGCCAGAGATGCACCTTGGAGAACAAACGCAAGGGCATGAACCTGAAACAGAGCAGACTGATATAGTCAGGTGTTGCCACATCATCACTGTGCGACGCCCAGGGAGCAGGCAGGTGATGATGGACTCAGAGGTTATAAGAGACTGCAGTCTGCATATGTCCAAAATggcctctgtggcctcctcatactgccaccacctccagactctttcattgtgccactcggtgacctcttcatactgctgcaacctcaagactctttcattgtgccacttggtagcctcctcatactgccaccacctccagactctctcattgtgctactcggcggcctcctcatactactgccaaatgcagactttgtcattgtgccactcagtggccttctgctgatactgctgccgccacctccagactctgtcattgtgccactcggtggcctccccatactgctgccaactctagactctgTTATGGTGCCAatcggtggtctcctcatactgcttccacctccagaccctgtcattgggccactctgtggtctcctcatgctgcttccacctcaccactatgtcataggtacaCTCTTTAAATTTATCACGCTGTTCCCACCCTCTTCacatcatgactgggccactattttgtttggctttcagcctggctgacatcatcatttatttgacctttcttctgttctgtcagaaggaaggaaatatGAGAcatacaacggatcctgtctatgtagcagctgtaaggcctgtatggttccagaattggcttatgatttggtagccaaaagcaggagtgggtacaaaacacagaagacaggcaaatattctattcacgtgtcatctctgttttagatccactcctgtttttttttgcctttagcaatattgatggattattgagcaaatgctgaccgagtaaaggcggatgctccacagacaggatccgttattATTGGGttattcttctgacagatcagaggaaggcgaaaataatcagtgaccttaacacaaacttactactgacaccctctccactcggtcagggggctctacttgcataatcatttaatagaacaggttctgtagacattgtagggatttgctctggtaggcagggtaagcggacgcaatacagaggcaaaaccacggttgataaacaaaagtcagtgtttattcgcacaaaaaggcaggaaaaaaaacacagtactaggcagggccctggtgttaattcacactgcACGAATcctcgtgttaattcacacagcaaaagtccACAGAAGTCAAAGAAACACGTCACCTggcggtccacagcaggctttagggcgcctggcttccagctggcagctctcatgcagctctcagccttgtaGTATGGTAGAAATactcagctcccaaaacacagagctccactttcacctggaggttcattccacacccagctgagctgctggccgggtttttaaaccccagcccaaaacctggcctggacgtggggaacagccacccaccctgctctttggctgctcccaataagaaccggcccggattggcttttcagccacactaagaaaaaactgtgtcagcgagcactagctgcggctgacatACATAAtaaccggttcctatctcaccgaggccaggaacctcggtgacacgtaccttccgtcaatgacggacccttgcgccttcctacaacatctatgtggaatcagttgatgagggtgtaaaaggagtgcgcttcttcttgacgctaacatcgattgTAAGGCTgagtgagttatttggtcagttttggccccgtgaccgcccaaataagtgaagtgtgcagtgattctaagaccgaccactgtcatctgcatgtcatactgactcaaagTATTATttaactaccacagcagactccctatgtgtgttactgcaaggcacagtgttctacaccactatacaggcacagtgttctacaccactatacaggcacagtgttctacaccactatacaggcacagtgttctacaccactatacaggcacagtattctacaccactataaaggcacagtgttctacaccactatacaggcacagtgttctacaccactatacaggcacattgttctacaccgctatacaggcacagtgttctacaccgctatacaggcacagtgttctacaccgctatacaggcacagtgttctacaccactataaaggcacagtgttctacaccactatacaggcacagtgttctacaccgctatacaggcacagtgttctacaccgctatacaggcacagtgttctacaccgctatacaggcacagtgttctacaccactataaaggcacagtgttctacaccactatacaggcacagtgttctacaccactatacaggcacagtgttctacacccctatacaggcacagtgttctacaccactatacaggcacagtgttctacaccactatacaggcacagtgttctacaccactatacaggcacagtgttctacaccactatacaggcacagtgttctacacccctatacaggcacagtgttctccaccactatacaggcacagtgttctccaccactataaaggcacagtattttacaccactatacaagctctctgcagccaggaaatacccattttttaacgtaattcgctgcccaaaaatttggatcgaagcaaaTCTTTTCGAaaaattttgagaaattcactcatctctagtcactacTATAAGAGCAGTCATACAACGGGGGTTTCTATTGTACGAGAGGTCACAATAAGGAGGTCTCCACTGTAAGAACCATTATACTATGGATCTTCTTCATATTTGTCAGGCtggattttttttatcttccTCCAGATGAAGACTGCAGGATTGTACAGTAGGTGGAGATAGATGAAGGACTTTTGGCACCTTCTTAATATGTTAGTTTGGATTTTGGCAGTATGTAAGTAGTTCACTTTTTGTTCTCCAGAGATCAGCACTCATCTCGTATGAACATGTAGACCAATGCTTCACGGCTGAGCTGCTGTTTCTGCTTGTCATTATAGCACATACATGATCTGAGCCCATCAAATAGGGCAAAAATTTGGCGGCATCAAAGGTGGCATCTGTTTGTAAAACTGAAAGTCATTGAGCTCTGTTACCTTTATCAATGGAGATTTCTTGATATTAGGACCCTGCTATCAATGTGACTCCTAGTGACTTGTCCACCAAAAACAATATCCATTTATATGAGAAGTACAGATGTTGAGAAGTGTATTCATTTGTGCAGTCCTTTATTGGAATAATTATAATTTTTCCAAACCTGATTGTGGACAATTGTGACATGTTATTGAGCAATTTTTTCGTATATGTTTTCGAAAAGCTTCATCTCTGACCCCATAGATGAGTGGACTGAGGAATCTGGGCACACACGTGAACAACATGTAGTTTGTAACAATTACGAGATACAAGTAATTGTTCACAAAGACATCAGATAGGTTGGACATGAAGGCGACCATGCATAATAGGAGTTGGAAGGCATGGAGCATCATAGTTTTACCAGCTTTAAGGGCTGAAGAACTACCGGATCCGATcttcctggcaaccagcatgacaTTAATGTAGGTAAATACAATGATCAAAGCGACCCCAGAGAAGCTGAATATATTGATGAAGTTGCAAATCTGGCCTATTATGGGGCTTATACTCAGCATTGGACTATCATCACACAACACATAAAGAGAATAGAAGGTTCTGTCTGCTAAGCTCAACGCTATAATGAAGTTTACAAGACATAGAGACAAACCTATGACCCAGACCACAAGAATAGCATATTTAGCTCTCTTTGGTGTACAAAACTGCAAGCGTCTCAGTGGGAAACATATGGCTATGTAACGTTCTAGAGACATGAGGGCCAGGTTGTATGGGGTCACTAGAAAGATACAGCCAGTCAAAGTGTTAATGATGAAACAGAGTATTAGGGGAAAGTATACAGCATACATGTAAGACACTACAAGGAAATTTGTGAAGACGATATACAACGTGTCATTGATGAGCATGTGGACAAAGAAGACATATCGAGGGTCCTCCTGCATGTGAGCAGTGGTGAAGAAGACCTTCAGCATAATGGCGATGAAGTAGAAGAAGAAGGTGAAACACAAAAAGGATATAACCAGAAAAACAGTTCGGGTGACATAATCAACCTCATAAGTGAAGATCAAGGTAACACTTCCAAGAGCAGATGTGAAATTCTCCATTGAAATCTGGATGGCAGCAATTCTTCTAGGAGATCTCAAACAAGAGCATAATAGTGATGAGCTTGTCAGATGTCTAGAATACATAGATGTCTGCATTATTAGTCACTTAGACTTCTCTTGTGCTGCACTTACAGTACTTCTAGAATTAATATTTACCTACTGTATCAGATTAACATCTAACCATAAAGAAGGAATAGGTGGATGACTCAAGTCCACCAGAATGGAAAAGAAAAGCTTATAGAGGGGTTTCTGAGTAACAGACCCCTCCCTATGACATCTATATCACCTAATATAAAATTTGGCGTAGACCCAGGCATACTGGATCTTTTTTTGACATGTCCCCGTAGTGGTGAAGTCCATAATCTCCTATAACAAAAGGGGTCTTTGGAGCTATACTGTCTGGCTTTAAGCTTGGAGATGGACATAGACGTTGAGGAGACTGTATTAAACTTGCCCCTTCATTCCAGCCATTGATGGGGTTCAATTTTATACTGTTAACTCTGGCCATACCTTTGTCTACAATAACGGTCTCCAACTTATGATTCTCCAGTGCCATTTGTCTTGGATATGGCAAAAGAAACACAAACTTGGAAGTGGTCACAAACTTCTATCATCTATATATTCAGTATCTACATATCTACATGCAAGTTAATAAATACTCACAGCAGTCAGCATTACAGTGTAGAAACATGGGGGGTGGGGTTCGACTGCTCTTCTCTGAGGTTTCTGCAGGGTGCACATATTTATAGTTGTAGGGTGAAGCTCCCAGTAGAGTCCTATAATCCTGGATTCAAGGAACCATTTATAATTATAACACCAGAGAAATAGAAAGCTATTTCAGTATCTTAGTTTCGAGGCACTAAATTAGTCTCTGAAGAGTTTTCTCAAAGTTCCTTCACAGCCTTGGTTCTGCATGGCTCAAAAGGTGTATTTTTTAAAgggcattttcagcagatttgtacctatgacactggctgacctgttacatgtgcgctttgcagctgaaggcatctgtgttggtcaaaTATTCATGTGTGGCTGCATTGTTGAGAAaagtaatgttttaatatatgcaaataagcctgtaggagcaatgggggctttgccgttacacctatgggctctgttctctctgcaactgccactctCTCTGCACCTTGATTGGCAGGCCCGGGCAATGAAAACGTCATCACGCCTGGCCTtgccaatcaaagtggagaggaagcGTAGAAGAGAAGTAAAAGTTTGTAGAATAGTAACTGCAACTCAGGTATAGAATACAAACTGCAACTCggtacaggaaaagtaatgtacagtatgtacataGTTACTCCactagtagaatagtgagtgcagctctggagtataatataggatgtaactcaggatcagtacaggataagtaatgtaatgtatgtgcacagtgactgcaacagcagaatagtgagttcagctctggagtataatacaggatgtatctcaggatcagtacaggataagtaatgtatgtacacagtgactgcaacagcagaatagtgagtgcagctctggagtataatacaggatgtagctcaggatcagtaaaggataagtaatgtatgtacacagtgactgcaacagcagaatagtgagtgcagctctagttgtataatac
Encoded proteins:
- the LOC120994055 gene encoding odorant receptor 131-2-like: MLKVFFTTAHMQEDPRYVFFVHMLINDTLYIVFTNFLVVSYMYAVYFPLILCFIINTLTGCIFLVTPYNLALMSLERYIAICFPLRRLQFCTPKRAKYAILVVWVIGLSLCLVNFIIALSLADRTFYSLYVLCDDSPMLSISPIIGQICNFINIFSFSGVALIIVFTYINVMLVARKIGSGSSSALKAGKTMMLHAFQLLLCMVAFMSNLSDVFVNNYLYLVIVTNYMLFTCVPRFLSPLIYGVRDEAFRKHIRKNCSITCHNCPQSGLEKL